From the genome of Psychroserpens ponticola, one region includes:
- the accC gene encoding acetyl-CoA carboxylase biotin carboxylase subunit, with the protein MFKKILIANRGEIALRVIRTCKEMGIKTVAVYSTADAESLHVKFADEAVCIGPPSSSESYLKIPNIIAAAEITNADAIHPGYGFLSENAKFSKICEEHDIKFIGASPEMINRMGDKANAKATMLEAGVPCVPGSEGVIEDFDECKKVAKETGYPVMLKASAGGGGKGMRAVWKPEELQNAWESARAESKAAFGNDDMYMEKLIEEPRHIEIQIVGDSTGTACHLSERDCSIQRRHQKLTEEVPSPFMTTALRKKMGDAAVKAAEYIKYEGAGTVEFLVDKHRKFYFMEMNTRIQVEHPITEQVIDFDLIREQILVAAGVPISGKNYTPNLHSIECRINAEDPFNDFRPSPGRITTLHAPGGHGVRLDTHVYAGYVIPPNYDSMIAKLITTAQTREEAINKMKRALDEFVIEGIKTTIPFHRQLMEHPDYLAGNYTTKFMEDFVIKPIEE; encoded by the coding sequence ATGTTTAAAAAAATATTAATAGCCAATAGAGGTGAAATAGCACTACGTGTTATTAGAACCTGTAAAGAAATGGGTATCAAAACCGTTGCAGTATATTCTACAGCTGATGCCGAAAGTTTACACGTAAAGTTTGCTGATGAAGCAGTTTGTATTGGACCTCCTTCAAGTAGCGAATCATATTTAAAAATACCAAACATTATTGCAGCGGCAGAAATTACAAATGCTGATGCTATTCATCCAGGCTACGGTTTTTTATCAGAAAACGCTAAGTTTTCAAAAATCTGTGAAGAACACGATATTAAATTTATCGGAGCTTCCCCAGAGATGATTAATCGAATGGGAGATAAAGCAAATGCTAAAGCGACCATGCTTGAAGCTGGAGTACCTTGTGTGCCTGGAAGTGAAGGCGTAATAGAAGATTTTGACGAATGTAAAAAAGTAGCAAAAGAAACCGGTTATCCAGTTATGCTTAAAGCATCTGCTGGTGGTGGTGGAAAAGGAATGCGTGCCGTTTGGAAACCTGAAGAACTACAAAACGCTTGGGAATCTGCTAGAGCAGAATCTAAAGCGGCCTTTGGAAATGATGATATGTACATGGAAAAACTCATTGAAGAGCCACGTCATATTGAAATTCAAATTGTAGGAGATTCTACAGGAACAGCATGCCATTTGTCAGAAAGAGATTGCTCAATTCAAAGACGTCATCAAAAACTAACTGAAGAAGTACCTTCGCCTTTTATGACGACAGCTTTACGTAAAAAAATGGGTGATGCAGCGGTAAAAGCAGCAGAATACATTAAATATGAAGGCGCAGGAACTGTAGAATTTCTGGTAGATAAGCATCGCAAGTTCTACTTTATGGAAATGAATACGCGTATTCAAGTTGAACATCCTATTACAGAGCAAGTTATAGATTTTGATTTAATTCGTGAACAAATATTAGTGGCAGCTGGAGTTCCAATCTCTGGTAAAAATTATACACCTAATTTACATTCAATAGAGTGTCGTATCAATGCTGAAGATCCATTTAACGATTTTAGACCATCACCAGGTCGTATCACAACATTACACGCTCCAGGTGGTCATGGTGTACGTTTAGATACACATGTTTACGCTGGTTATGTGATTCCGCCAAACTATGATTCTATGATTGCAAAGTTGATTACAACTGCGCAAACTCGTGAAGAAGCCATCAATAAAATGAAACGCGCTTTAGATGAGTTTGTTATCGAAGGTATTAAAACCACCATTCCTTTTCACAGACAATTAATGGAGCATCCAGATTATCTGGCTGGTAATTACACCACGAAGTTTATGGAAGATTTTGTGATTAAACCTATAGAAGAATAA
- a CDS encoding NAD(P)/FAD-dependent oxidoreductase has product MNLSYWEIKSWLTNVDYTIVGSGIVGLNCALQLRQRFPKANILVLEKGMLPQGASTKNAGFACFGSLSEIIDDLKSHSQEEVFQLVKKRINGLQLLRQTLGDDNINYQQLGGYELFSKTDDLFEECKAKQDNINSFLKPLFNQEVFRFQSNTFGFQNSHDILSVNQFEGQIDTGKMMMSLTQLALNSGIKILNNIKVETFSEDSTSVKIKTNQFEFTSSKLLIATNGFASTLNISEVKPARAQVLITKPIDNLNIKGTFHLNQGYYYFRNIDDRILFGGGRHLDFKGEETTELKQTQLIQNKLENLLKTIILPNTPFEIEQRWSGIMGVGQQKKPIVNQLNDNVYCGVRLGGMGIAIGSLVGKELADLIPS; this is encoded by the coding sequence TTGAATTTATCTTATTGGGAAATAAAATCATGGCTTACCAATGTAGATTACACTATAGTTGGTAGCGGAATTGTAGGTCTAAATTGTGCGCTACAGTTAAGACAACGATTTCCTAAAGCAAATATTTTGGTGCTTGAAAAAGGAATGTTGCCACAAGGAGCAAGTACTAAAAATGCTGGTTTTGCATGCTTCGGAAGTTTAAGTGAAATAATTGACGATCTTAAATCACATTCTCAGGAAGAGGTGTTTCAATTGGTTAAAAAGCGCATCAATGGATTGCAATTATTGAGACAAACTCTAGGAGATGACAATATCAATTATCAACAATTAGGAGGTTATGAGCTGTTTTCTAAAACAGATGACTTATTTGAAGAATGTAAAGCCAAACAAGACAACATAAATTCGTTTTTAAAACCACTATTTAATCAAGAAGTGTTTCGTTTTCAGTCTAATACATTTGGTTTTCAAAACAGTCATGACATTTTAAGTGTTAATCAGTTTGAAGGTCAAATTGATACAGGGAAAATGATGATGTCATTGACGCAATTAGCTTTAAATTCTGGAATAAAAATATTAAATAATATAAAGGTTGAGACCTTTTCAGAAGACTCAACATCTGTAAAAATAAAGACTAATCAGTTTGAATTTACATCATCTAAATTACTAATTGCGACTAATGGCTTTGCTTCAACTTTAAACATTTCCGAAGTAAAACCAGCAAGAGCACAAGTATTAATTACTAAACCTATTGATAATTTAAACATAAAAGGGACGTTTCATTTAAATCAAGGCTATTATTATTTTAGAAATATAGATGATAGAATTTTATTTGGTGGTGGGCGACATCTCGATTTTAAAGGTGAAGAAACAACCGAATTAAAACAAACTCAGCTCATTCAAAATAAATTAGAAAATCTTTTAAAAACGATAATTTTACCAAATACTCCTTTTGAAATTGAACAGCGTTGGAGTGGAATAATGGGAGTTGGACAACAAAAGAAACCAATTGTAAATCAGTTGAACGACAATGTGTATTGTGGAGTTCGTTTAGGAGGAATGGGAATCGCTATTGGGAGTTTAGTAGGAAAAGAATTGGCCGATTTAATTCCTTCATAA
- a CDS encoding polysaccharide lyase family 7 protein has translation MNKKIITLLSTFLISGALLMLNSCGNTTKESNKTETKKTVYASDVIPFFDHWKLILGDGSNAGIANNFENKDFFYSTDDWVVFKSPNGGDTHGTSNNTRTELAQIKKWYPATANDKLNATLKVMNVSNTGDARVAASYSVVVGQIHSADKHENEPLKIFYKKFPDHTKGSVFWHYEINTAGDDNSGRWDFSSAVWGNDFSVVGTDVNTYPEEPKDGIDLGEEFSYEIEVKDGIMRLKFTSEGHETKTFTKNLIESEYTTTADIPKQTQDLFVPIGQDGVEREKAYAGEGCFFKLGCYNQTNGKSPEVNKNWCSGAETHGGDIQKQYKDGNYAEVWFKEASIFISDAAVSNEGYFTKND, from the coding sequence ATGAATAAAAAAATTATCACATTATTATCGACGTTTCTAATCTCTGGCGCTTTATTGATGCTAAATAGCTGTGGCAATACAACTAAAGAATCTAATAAAACAGAAACTAAAAAAACCGTTTATGCAAGTGACGTTATTCCATTTTTTGATCATTGGAAATTGATTTTAGGTGATGGTTCAAATGCAGGTATCGCAAATAATTTTGAGAATAAAGACTTCTTTTATAGTACAGATGATTGGGTAGTTTTTAAATCTCCTAATGGTGGAGATACTCATGGAACTTCTAACAATACAAGAACTGAATTGGCGCAAATAAAAAAATGGTATCCAGCTACAGCGAATGATAAATTGAACGCGACATTAAAAGTGATGAATGTATCAAATACTGGTGATGCTCGTGTAGCGGCTTCATATTCTGTAGTCGTAGGTCAAATTCATAGTGCTGATAAACATGAGAATGAACCGCTTAAAATATTTTATAAGAAATTTCCTGACCATACCAAAGGTTCTGTTTTTTGGCATTATGAAATCAATACAGCAGGTGATGACAATTCTGGAAGATGGGATTTTTCTTCAGCTGTTTGGGGAAATGACTTTTCTGTTGTTGGTACTGATGTAAATACTTATCCAGAAGAACCTAAAGATGGCATTGATTTAGGCGAAGAATTTAGTTACGAAATAGAGGTTAAAGATGGAATTATGCGCCTAAAATTCACGAGTGAAGGCCATGAAACTAAAACGTTTACAAAAAACTTAATCGAATCTGAATATACTACAACTGCAGATATTCCTAAGCAAACTCAAGATCTATTTGTGCCAATTGGTCAAGATGGTGTAGAACGTGAAAAAGCTTACGCAGGTGAGGGGTGTTTTTTTAAACTAGGATGTTACAATCAGACAAATGGGAAATCTCCTGAAGTAAATAAAAACTGGTGTTCTGGTGCTGAAACGCATGGAGGTGATATTCAAAAACAATATAAAGACGGAAATTACGCTGAAGTTTGGTTTAAAGAAGCAAGCATATTTATAAGTGATGCTGCCGTGTCTAATGAAGGGTATTTTACTAAAAATGACTAA
- the mtgA gene encoding monofunctional biosynthetic peptidoglycan transglycosylase: MKFIKRFFKFIFKTIFWLFVLSIVVVVIFKWVPVPMTSLMVIRSIEQTDDNIKGWKHDWVPIEEISTNLQLAVICSEDQNFLKHHGFDIKAIEKAYENNKNGKKIKGASSISQQTAKNVFLWPNRSWLRKGLETYFTFIIELIWSKERIIEVYLNSIEMGPGIYGAEAASQYWFKKSVSKLTKYEAAAIASILPNPLRYKANPATPYIEGRKAWIVRQMGYFGPLNYPNRYDKE; this comes from the coding sequence ATGAAATTCATAAAACGGTTCTTTAAATTCATCTTCAAAACAATATTTTGGCTTTTTGTCCTTTCTATTGTTGTAGTTGTAATTTTTAAATGGGTTCCAGTACCGATGACATCTTTAATGGTTATCCGTAGTATTGAACAGACAGATGATAATATAAAAGGTTGGAAACATGATTGGGTTCCTATTGAAGAAATCTCTACCAATTTGCAATTAGCCGTTATTTGTAGTGAAGATCAAAATTTTTTGAAGCATCATGGATTTGATATTAAAGCCATTGAAAAAGCTTACGAGAATAATAAAAATGGAAAAAAAATAAAAGGAGCGAGTTCTATTTCACAACAAACAGCAAAAAATGTATTTCTATGGCCAAACCGAAGCTGGTTACGAAAAGGCTTAGAAACCTATTTCACTTTTATAATTGAACTTATTTGGAGTAAAGAGCGCATCATTGAAGTTTACCTCAATAGCATAGAAATGGGACCAGGAATATATGGTGCAGAAGCTGCATCTCAATATTGGTTTAAGAAATCTGTATCAAAATTAACTAAATATGAAGCAGCAGCTATTGCATCAATTTTACCCAATCCATTACGTTACAAGGCGAATCCAGCAACACCTTATATTGAAGGTAGAAAGGCTTGGATTGTCAGGCAAATGGGTTATTTCGGGCCATTAAATTATCCAAATCGATATGACAAAGAATAG